DNA from Lemur catta isolate mLemCat1 chromosome 7, mLemCat1.pri, whole genome shotgun sequence:
AGGCAATCAGTTCTGGTTGAATCAATGCTTTGCATTAGGTGCACGGACCATAAGGAGCCTGCACAAACCTGTACAAGGTGAAATTACGCCCAGCTAAAGGCAAATTCTCATCCCACTCCAACTGCAGCAAGGGCTGCTGCGGAACCTTCTCTCCTCAGTGCTGAAGAAGACAATATCCTGACAATGCCAACTCCTGGTAAGTCCTTGAGTTGAGAAAGATGCAGCTGTGCAAAAACTGACAGCCTAAAACGAGGAAAAAGCAGAGGGGCTGACGAACTCAGGTGGCAACTTGGAGGCACAAGCTCAAAAGAAGCATTTCAAccacaggaaagaaagaacacagcATTCTCCTCACCCCCAAGGGCTGGGAATCTCATCTTAGTCAAAACCACTTCTACTGGAACCTCTTTATTGCACAGGGGAAAAACcacatttaattttgctttagtACCCATATTTGGCAGTGAAAGGTGGATTCTTTTATATActagttttctatggctgctataacaaagtaccacaaactgggtggtttaagcAAGAGAAAGTCACTGTCTCAGTTCtagaggctaaaagtccaagatcatggcATCAGCAGAGTTGGTCCTTCTGAGGGCTGAGGGACAATCTGGTCCGTGCCTCTCTCCTTATTTCTTGTGGTTTATTGGCAATCTttagattctttggcttgtagaagcatcaccccAATCTTTGCCTTCATCTTCCCATGGCATTCCCATGTCTGTCCAAatctccccctccttcctttttttcattaaagacatcagccatattggattagggcccaccctaatgacctcacttCAACTTGATTATCTTtataaagaccctatctccaaataaggtcacattctaaggtactaggggttaggattCCAACATACCTTTTTGGGGGGGCCATAATTCAAGCCCTAACACCTTAAACCACAAAGTTCAAGGTTAGATAGATAGCATCTAAACTCTGGGCTCAAAAGTATGTCAAATAAAAGATGCCAAGAATAATTTTCCCTTGATCATGTTTTGATTGTATTTCTTtgccaaacaaaaaaaattaaaggtttgtTACCCTATGATGAAATGAATTACCTTTAATAACTGCCATATATAGGGAACTTATCCTGCTGCCAATAGCTAATTTTCATCtacttgttaaaataattttggagagaTTATAACAAATTGGAAATCTTCCACACTTCCTcttctaaagttttaaaaagaccaaaTCTTTTTGGCTGTGTCCAAAATATGTTTCTGTAGTTGGAGAACTGGGAGAGGTTTTATACACTTTCTTCTTGACATGAAACACTTGTCcgtttctttaaaatttaaagtccAAGGAATAAAATTCACAAATGGGTTCTGTATGAATTTACCTTATGCTCTGTATATAAAGTAAATCTTAAGATTTCATCGGGTGGAAGTTATCTGccactaaagaaataaatgtacaggccaggtgtgatggctcccacctgtaatcctagcactctgggaggctgaggccagaagatCATTTGCAGTCAGGAGttacagaccagcctgagcaagagggagaccgtctctaccaaaaatataaaaaattagctggtgtggtggcgcatgcctgtagtcccagctacgtgggaggatgaggcaggatggcttgagcccagcagtttgaggttgtgTTGAGCTGTgttgatgccaccgcactctaccaggggtgacagagactctgtctcaaagaaaaaaaaaaaatgtacaaaacatGGGTCACCACTTCATTGTATCAAAATCAGATTCAACAATAGTGAATATAATTAAACTGTAATTgaaaagtgaagaaactgaggtctaaCACTAAATGTTTTTTGTGCCAAGCCTGATTGCTTGGCacatttccatgtttttttaaagttaatgacAATGATGCCTTCTACTGTCTAATATCCATTCCAGTAATCCACTGTCTCTAGAGGTAGGTTATCTTTTCCTTACaaattgcttttttcatttaataaatctttACCCGGACTTATTTTCCAATGATTTTCATTCTGAATGTGGCCTCAACTCCCAAAACTCCAGGAGTTACTTTGATCAGTGTGGACAGATTTCTATCTGACAATTTCTTATGAATCTTATTCTTCCCAAAGTTTTCAAGCATAATTTAAAGGTCATCTGTTTTCTAGGCATCAAAAAGAACTCgctaattttaattatttggccaaaattatttcctttagcTCATGAGGTCCTGAAgctattttacatgaaaaaaggCAAATACAAATAGTGCTATATGTCAGGCACCTGTCTAAGGGCTCTACAGATAATGGTCTAACACTTACAGGCACTCTTAATACAAATGACAGATGAGGGAATGAAGGCACGGAGAGgaaagtaacttgtctaaggctAACACACAGTAATGGTGGAACTGGGATTCAAAGCAGAGTTTTGGGCCTCTCAATCACATGTCATACTTGCCATTGAAATAacacaagaaaatgttttctttaaattttatgaaagacAAAGCAAATACAGAAATTCAAAGTTGCATTTCAGCAGCCACCATGAATTATGCTTTCACCTTAGGTAGAAGTTACTTTATACAAAGCTTTAAGAAACATATCTATTGTGTAGTTATagcaatttttttcaaatctaaagAACAAGGACACAGCtcagatttatttaaataagccTTAAAATCAGAATTGACAAATGAAGTCATGTATTGAAAAGTGTTATTTTACATCCATTTTGGATATATTTATCACAAACTAAAAAAGTAGAAGCATAACATTtgccagtatttttaaaaaccatgtccAGATACAAATTAGTTTGAAAGTTCTTGAAAATTAATGATTAAGcaagtcatttgtttttttcccactatTTAACCATAACTGCAACAACCTTTGAAGAAACACTACTAGTGAATTTTAgactataaaaactataaaaccagACTGTGGGCAGAGGAGACAATAAAATGTAAGTTAGAAAATtcataaacatacatttattcaGGAAATGCAATTACTAGACTCCTTGATATTTCAATGATCATTCCACATTATAAAATATGCACAACATGTATTCTTTTAAGTCTACAGCAAGGCATGCTGACATTCTTTTCAGATAAGCCATAACCATTTCTTCTATTAAATGCTATAATATCCACTTTAATTGTAAACAAAGTACTTGGGCCAAATTACTTAAGTACTTCAGCAAAAAAACTTAGAAGAGGAggacaatgattttttaaaaaacgaaaCCACATTCATCAAATCCCAAAGAACCAGGCTGCTATAATCTAGTATTATACTAATGGATAAAGTGGCCACATTAGGATAGCACATAATTATCAATGACAATATTTCTCATATGCAATTTTTAAGCATGCTTTctcaaataataacatttatttttttgtaagttttaaagGCAAAGGGGGCAGAAAGATGACAGACATTAAAAGTTTACATTTAAACTACCAgtagctatattttaaaaaaaggtagatTGTAATTATTTCCCAAAGAAGGTATGCCAAGTACCTTTTATTCCTAAAGAAATTACTAAGAAATATAATAACTCATTAAGCACCTATAACTTGAATTATTCTATTCTGATACTTCCAAAGAGTCCAGTGTAATCAGATCATTTTATAATGGAGAAAAGTAGTGGTTCTCACCCCTGGGTATCCACTAGAACTACTTGGAAAGCTTTGAAAAAAAAGTGAGTGATTCTGATTTAGTTGCTATGGGATGAGACTCGGGTAACAATACTTTTTAAACTTCTCTGGGGCATTCCAATACACAGCTAAGGCTGAGAACCACTAAGTCAACTCATTTTGAAAtaccaagaaaataaatggaaattgttTGTAATTTATAAGTCAAATACCTACTATATACTGTGTGCCTAATTTTATTCATGAATCATCCATTCATGAGATGAAAATTCCCTTCATTTCCTCACTATACTGACCACTACTGTACATCTTTGCCACTGAATGACTGAATTTTTATGATCAAGATTTAAAATTCTCGGATACATTATAAAAACTGCAGTAATGAAAACAAACTACTGCTATTCATGCTCAACAGTAGCAAGCAAACTACTGTAGTTGTCTCCTTTAAACTGtccttattttaagaattataaatagGTGCCAACTCACACAAAGAACAGATTGTGGATtagtgtagaaagaaaaaaaatagcttacTCAACTTACTAAATTGCAACACCAAAAAAGACTTAATTTGGCTGAAAGTTCTGAAACAGCTGAGACACCAAACCAGGAAgctataatttataatgaaatgcTGATACGTCCTTAAAAGCTACTGCAGCTGTAGCTATACTAAAACAAGATTTCTTTAGGGTTTACTTACCCTGTAATGCAAGAATACTAGCATAACAATAATATTACTGTTTGTATATGCACCAATAACTCTCTTTAATACATAAAGCTCTACAACAAATACCTCtaataattatacaattaaattaaaataagtcCATACCTCTTCTATACTACTTTGgtctcaacattttaaaaacatcaattgattttgaaaatacacaatttaACAACATGATCCTATCAATAACAAGCACATTTTGTAGTGGATTAAAGACACATTCAACCATGCAATCCAGTGTTCAATACCTAAATGATAAATAACTATGCTGATTGACTTTTATTCCGAAAAATCATTGAAAACTGGAATAATCTTCTAAGACTCACAATGCTCACAAACATGCAGAAAAAAGTATACATTTCTATTCTTCCTGAAGGAATATGACAAAATGTCCACTTTTTTACACAGAGTCAATAATAATTccaaatttcttatatatttcaaTCCATTATCTTTTTAGTATctgtcacttaaaatttttttttaaattcaaatgttcCTGTAAGTTGTAACTGAAAATGAACCTCAACTCTAATTTCAGCCTTTTGGAAGACCTCAGTCCCAGTCATACACTAATAGCTGCCTTTTAGTAAAACAGTGACATCCAGTGGACAAATGAAGTAAAGTTATCTCTCAAAATTCCCATCATTATTTGAAACATAAAGACTGCGTCTCTAAATCCAACCATTTTAACATTAGTTCTTACTCATTTTGACAGAATCTACAGATTCTTATGGATATTCACCTCATAATTTCTATATATCTTAAACACAtcttttcttcctatttaaaattaattctttaaattgaGCTAGTTAAGAATATGTAACTCTTGAGACTAGTGAGGTTAAAGgtattactttttcttccttatttctattttccacCAAATAACTAGTTCATCTCTAAGAATGGAAGgaccaaaatataagaaatactgtatatttaaataaaaatgaatagtattgaataattttcaaaagatgAAATCTGAccctgttttatatatataatttatgatataCTGAATATAAATAGAAAGGGATGTAATGCTAACAATCAAATTACGTCCTCTTGCCTCAATgctcaaatattaatatgtattttagcaATGATTGTTTCAGTGtttaaaaacttacttttatAAATCAGTATAAATGAATATCCATTAAACAttatgtttaaaagtaaaaaacttCCACTGTGCTGAATTATGATTTACCATTGATTATGTATGTGTTCAAAGTACAAAATGTAGCAGTGATGTTAACATTGACAATGTAATGAACTGCTGTGAGACTGTTAtgttaaaggttaaaaaaaattgattaagccaaaaaaacaaaacaaaacaaaacaaaactggagaaCTGTTACTTTTAAATAAGCAGCCaaatgaagaaaactttttttcctaaaaaaagattaagaatgtaaaagtacattttaatattaaaaaagcatCTTAAAAAATCTATAACAAGTTTATGACAAAATCTGTATTTGAAAAAGGCCTGTAAAAACAGCAGGACAGAATTGCCCTCATcaccttttactttttcttgtcaGAAAAAAGTGTATGCATCTCTGGAACCACAAATGATGTTAAAATAGGCATTTATAAAATGGTAAGGAGAATTTCATGGGAAGTTTCTGTTTTTTACAATCATTAGCATTGCGGCCATCAGTAGGTCACAAGTAAAACTTCTCTAGCTAAAAAGCAAAATGGAATATCAAGTTTTGAACTGTATTAGGTCTGTTGCCTGCGTTTTGCTGATCTCATTTTTTCAAAGCGTGACTCCATTTCTTCCAAGACTTTGGGTGTATATCGAACAACTAATTTAACCTTTCCTTGAGCGGCTTTTAGCAGTTCTACAGCTTTTTCATGATGTTCTCCTTCCACACTCTAGGAAAAAACACACATTAATGACTAGGTTttaaaagtaactcaaaatgcaaaaatgtttaaaatacatataagtaaaaaaattttaatataatttcaacagtataaaactaagaaataatCCTGCTTATCACTTTAATCATTGTGAAATCCTCTGCTACATCATATTGTTCAGTCTAAAATTGGTTTTAAGATCCAAATAATTAGCACGTCAATCTACATGTCCTATTATTTTACTAAGTCAGAAATACATTAAGCAACTGCCATTCTAGAAAAGTAAAATCAGGGCAGATTTCTAATTTAATGTATTGCCTTAATTACTAAAGAGCTTaattatgtcattaaaaaaacataCTAAGCACTGAGCATTGCTACTTTAcatgggaaagaagaaaagcacatttaaagtgccttttatttttttttaagagacagggtcttgctctgttgcccaggggctggagctcagtggcatgatcatagctcactgtaacctcgaactcctggaatCAAGCTTGCACCTCTGCCTCTTGAGTAACTaagactataggtgcatgccaccacacccggctaatttttattattttttattattattttttgagacagagtgttactttgttgccctggctagactgagtgctgtggcgtcagcctagctcacagcaacctcaaactcctgggcttaagcgatcctactgcctcagcctcccgagtagctgggactacaggcacgcgccaccatgcccggctaattttttctatatatattttagttggtcagctaatttgtttctatttttagtagagacggggtctcgctcttgctcaggctggtctcgaactcctgacctcaagcgatccacccacctcggcctcccagagtgctaggattacaggcatgagccaccatgcccggcctcacccggctaatttttaaaaaaatattttgtagagatggtggtctcactatgttccctgtactggtgttgaactcctggcctcaactgatcctcctgctttggccttccaaactactgggatgacaggtgtgagccaccacacccagccttaaaatgcttaaaaaaaaaaaaaaaaggattattgtACTAAATACTACCGCCTAGGATTCTTTCAGAGgatttccaaactacagtttctTAGATTTTTCCCCTACATCTTCTGTTTCTATAGCTCAAATACACTCACAAGTGGTCACAACACATTActacaaatagaaacaaaattcatCCGTACCACTCCATTAACAGAAAGGAGTTGATCTCCTCGTTTGAGTCCCCCATGTCTATCAGCAATTCCACCTGGAATTATTCGAGATATATAGATTGGAGAGTTTTGTTCTTTTCCCCCCATAATATTGAATCCAAGGCCTTCTTCTGTTTTTGGTAGCTCAACAACTCGAGGATGAGAATGTCCTTCGCTGGCAGCAAATGCAGCAACAGTagcctgaaagaaaattttatgcaCTTAAAAACATGAACTTGGATACTTcagttcttttgtttcttcttaaaaattacttttgagaCACATATTTTTGATGTTTGAATGTCCACAAATTCACTGGTAGTTCTAAGAAAGTAAGTTAAGCAGGTTTTTTAAGAGATGACAAATGAGTAAATACTGTGGGATTATGTAAGAAATATTACGATTTTTCAGGTCACTCCTAGCCCATTCAGTGCCCAGTCTTTTGCAAAGTCCCATATGTACAGGGCTTGGCAAGCAGGCTCACTGAGCAGATGAACACTGTGCACGTTAGGGAGAACCCCTTCTCCAGCGTGCCAGCACCCCTGAGCTTCGGGTCCAGACAGCTCTTTCAGGGGCCCTTGTGCAGGACAAAACCTACCAACATAATCCACACAGAGGTGCACTGATATGCAGTCATTTTGGCTACTATACTAATTGTACTATATACTAAATaactaaaatggaaagaaataactCAATATTGACAAAAAGAATGGTATATACAGCCAacctgaatttttgttttttttgctaaCTGTCTAATTACAACTAAAAACCCCACAGAAGATGAAACAGAGCCATATCTTTTTTAAAGCTCAAGTTTAGACTAAATTCTGAAGTtggaatattttgtttcattttgcttttaaaggTAATTAAGTAATCTGGTACCATTTTTTGTGATGGATTGGCATGTATAAGCAAaaatgggagaggggagaaaggaaatCAAAATTTGTTGAATACTCAACTATCTTTGAAGCTCTGAAAAAggcctcatttttcagataacagaactaaggctcagaaattCAGTATGCTGTGTAGGTCATATAACTCTAATTAAAACCAAGTTTCTATGGTCTTTTCTACACTGACAAACTATAGTCATATGTTTAAGTGTTTGTATTCAACAAAGAATccagtattttcttttgtgaGCCAATAACTATCAATGAAAAATTATCTGCTAATGACTAATTCTTGTACAAGTCACCTACTGCTGATATTAACTTATTCTAACCACATGACAGACAATGAAATCAATGCCTAAATTACTTGAGGAAAACAGTGGCATAGAAATGCACACAAACCTGCCACCTGCACCTCTGAAGAGGTAACCTACCACTGACATTATACCAGATTTGCAGAGTTAAGGTAAAGGAGAAAGTAAAGAGCAACCTGGGGGAGTACTCTACAACCTACCATTTACTATTTGAGTGGTTTGAGGCAAGTAACCTTATCTTAAAGCTTCCTCATTAATAAAAGACAATTCATATTTCAGAATTTGATGAAAATGCACACATTATATGTATAGTATGTACAATGTATCCAACACAATTATGTATTCCATGATATATATTTGTAAGCAAATACACTTCCAATCCATTATCTAAACTGCATGATAAAATACCTTACGTAGAGCCAATGGAAAAAAAGTCCTGTTTCTTAGTACTTGAGAAGTTTAGTGTAGCTTGAAAGACACAcgctaattttcaaaataagcttATTATGAATCTaataattgcatatttttaaacctttaatgTATGAATAACTCTCacttttagtaaataaaaaaacataCCTTTGCAGTTGCATTAGCTCTCACTTCAGGACTGCTACTGATGTCCACAGTCTCATAGACGTGTTCATATACCTGTAAAACCCAAAgttatcatattttaaatctcAGAACATACCACATTTGAGTTCTTTGTgaaattaatgtgttaaaattttaGGCCAAGTTATGCatctttgtaaaatgtttttctattagaATTCTAAAAATGAGAGGGATTAAGTTCTAATGTTttctaaagtttattttcttagattCTGAACTCAAATTTTTAGTAAATCACATTTACTCACCTCTCTCACAGCATTGCAGAACTCACTTTGAAGGACTCTTTGCAAAGCCTGAAGTTTCTGTGGTGGTACCTCTCCACTCCTTTGCAGTTTTTCCAACAATTCAATTGCTCTACAAATATCTagagttaaacacacacacacacactgatagATAATTTTCTCTGAGGATTCTCTCAATGCCTATGTAACAGTGTAGCAGTTAAGATTCATTCCTCAAACACTAACAAGAAATACCtagaagacagaaggaaaaaagatgcaTGTGCACACGTGTATGTGGTGGAAGAGATCataaatgtgtacacacatgGACGTTGGGAATGTAAACTCTCAGAACAATAACTTTTGCAGATTAGGAAAAATACTAATgttgcagaaatataaaatttggaaaacagcatctttgagaaaatataaaaagtgaataTAAAACACCAAATGTCATAGGAAAGGACCAGAGCTCAAATGTGATAGATACATCAACATTATACTGCTTCAGAAAAGCTGGCAGTATTATTTAGTCAAAAAAATTTACCTAATTATTAGTAATGAAAGCACTGAACAGTACAAGACACTGGTGAAATCATTGTTCATTTCTGGAAGGAAACATGATACATATGTAGATACGAACTGTTCAGTAACAGATACAGTAAGTGGTAGGGATGCATGTAAAACAACAGTACAAatgaataaagtgaaataaattaacTGGTTTGTTTTCAACTTAGCATCATTAACACAATGATTTAATTCATATAAGTTCAATCCTATACACAggtttacaaaatagaaaaataaaaacaattagcttTGTCAATCTGGTCTTAATAGTACCTGcaggactttgggcaagttatttaacctctttgtgtctcagtttcttgcactgcaaaatggaaataacagcaCTTTCTTCATAAAAGTGAGGAAGTTTTAAGTTCAGTTGATGACTGAAccaaacaatatataaaaaagggTCTAGCAAACATAAATGTTATGTTACATAGGCACTAATTAATCAAGAAATATTAAGGagttatatacatttatacaaatatatgaaGCATGTTAGACAATTCTTATTGGGAAGTGTGAGGATATGTGCTTTATGAATTAAGAAATTTCAGAAGATTCAGGGTCATGTTATAACACTGTTAATGACTATCTATACTTTAGGATTtgtttttcccccccaaaaaactgtTTTTGTACACTTTTTGTATGCTGGGGGCTAGAATACCTACTACTCTACTATTCCTTTACCTCTTTTTGACTTAAGTGGAAGAGGTTCCTAATTTCATATTAACCTAAAGGACTGGACATTTTTCCTTATAGAATTAGTATGCTCTTCTTTATGTTTGCAGAtggaaaattatgaataaatgtaGTAAAGAAAGCAAGATTTTTCaatttcaggtaaaaaaaaaagcttaagcTGATGTTAATCAAATACAATGGAAACAGACATTCCCCATTCTGATTTCCCACCACCCAAATGGCTGATAAATGGAGACTATTTGTTCAtcaattattttgatttataaagtTACAACATGTAAGCCATATAAAAATTTCCAATTAacgaaaatattgaa
Protein-coding regions in this window:
- the LIN7C gene encoding protein lin-7 homolog C, which translates into the protein MAALGEPVRLERDICRAIELLEKLQRSGEVPPQKLQALQRVLQSEFCNAVREVYEHVYETVDISSSPEVRANATAKATVAAFAASEGHSHPRVVELPKTEEGLGFNIMGGKEQNSPIYISRIIPGGIADRHGGLKRGDQLLSVNGVSVEGEHHEKAVELLKAAQGKVKLVVRYTPKVLEEMESRFEKMRSAKRRQQT